The sequence GCAAGTACATTTCCACGAAGTGGGCGCCGCGGACAGCATCGCGGACGTAGTGGGTGCGGCTATTTGTTTGGAGGCCTTGGGTGCGCCGCAAATTTTTGCTTCGCCTACCGAGCTTGGCGGCGGTTTTGCGCACTGCGCTCACGGCAGGCTGCCCGTACCGGCGCCTGCGGTTTGCCAAATTTTAAAAAGCGCGCAAGTAAGCCTAGGGCGAGCGAATTTCGAGATGACTACGCCCACAGGAGCGGCGATTTTAAAGGCCTGCGCACTAAATTTAAGGGAGCAAGACCGCCGCGAGTCGCCGCGAAATTTTAAAATTT comes from Campylobacter concisus and encodes:
- the larC gene encoding nickel insertion protein, which encodes QVHFHEVGAADSIADVVGAAICLEALGAPQIFASPTELGGGFAHCAHGRLPVPAPAVCQILKSAQVSLGRANFEMTTPTGAAILKACALNLREQDRRESPRNFKILSTGYGAGDKDIADFANALRVILCETSEDLGLRDEPNLSVQIGYGEL